One window of the Phycodurus eques isolate BA_2022a chromosome 7, UOR_Pequ_1.1, whole genome shotgun sequence genome contains the following:
- the si:dkey-24p1.6 gene encoding protein sel-1 homolog 3 isoform X2, translated as MDLQYKYIYELLFSVQVVFAVDSVRLLNPPEEPVPDLPLEVFYSCDAPSTVQLDWTVTFDIGESSTSLLRRWHCVPGKPRKRTLKVTLPDWLLYRPDAIVPESRWVLSCMLGASVRYRKVDSGDWMVAAQHVATLQSRLVYSRPVKRHQVCFAWSATMLSFARDRARKHCLVEQETVPLLSSIFASTGEKFGIVKNLRPYASDVLEYLRIHALAFPWSKFSVWILVTRHCQDSSCGVLHHIDSQNNYATPTVLLTQSGRLHVQVHGGPGESTAILFPHEVPLSKWCHLTVTFQGRQVTIATVCLGKKSRTVKSTENRLSHDIRLDDTDGYFVIGGGRYVKGVEGYFGPSFYDRNRASPQSSSEVVLPDVIAEVNLTGWMHACGEFSHYINQSIRFYSLLAHQSKESSNRLEMFHNEKQKYTLNTCELWEGAVPQYVTKIVQYLAFKRGRRAVSPDAVGRALYSLSLRKLDGVSSMRAFAQVLPLLLNASCLNNTAALHMSSLIYSLGLGVENEPSKAWLLALLAAQKDHRLALLRLGHLHHRGLRGVLADEDVAYAYYANLARQTTRDRQNPSPEQVYVEDIYLHDDEILNLQTNKDHHIFQWLKLQAYQGAPDAEQALARMLFWGQQGVSPNIEAALRHYERGAVRLEDPVSMYDFAIVLLQGHGVQKDIPKAIKLLKKAMDKGFVPAISALAWYYERLELDYEKAVELWERADDLGSPDAALNLGIVHSLGLYPQRPADQYMAYKYFLKAAERGHIRGAAEVADVWSTGLAGRVSRRPSDALLWAKWAAEQNGYLGRLLRRALNAFLKSDLFGSLVHYMMAAELGVAVAQFNVAYLCDQNEGDFLAPAFALHCKRRYYNLTVHNPKPEPYAFLRMGDMWYDGLVDGRKRLTPAAQMYKLAALRSEPQVRTFPQAGLV; from the exons ATGGATTTGCAGTACAAATACATCTATGAGCTGTTGTTCAGTGTGCAG GTGGTCTTTGCGGTGGACTCTGTGAGACTCCTGAATCCCCCCGAGGAGCCCGTTCCAGATCTTCCTTTGGAGGTTTTCTACTCATGTGATGCACCTTCCACTGTGCAACTGGACTGGACTGTGACCTTCGACATTGGCGAGAGTTCCACATCCTTGCTGAGACGATGGCATTGCGTCCCGGGAAAACCCAGAAAAAGGACTCTCAAGGTGACCCTACCCGATTGGTTGCTTTACAGACCGGACGCCATCGTTCCGGAGTCCCGGTGGGTGTTGAGTTGCATGCTGGGAGCCTCGGTCAGGTACAGGAAAGTCGACAGTGGCGATTGGATGGTCGCAGCGCAACACGTTGCAACTTTACAGTCCCGACTCGTGTATAGTCGGCCCGTCAAAAGGCATCAGGTCTGCTTCGCTTGGAGTGCGACAATGCTCTCGTTCGCTCGAGACCGAGCAAGGAAACATTGCCTGGTGGAGCAAG AAACGGTGCCTTTGCTGTCCTCGATCTTCGCCTCCACTGGGGAAAAATTCGGCATCGTCAAGAATCTTCGGCCCTACGCCAGCGACGTTCTGGAGTACCTTCGAATTCACGCCCTCGCATTCCCCTG GTCCAAGTTCTCCGTCTGGATATTGGTGACCCGACACTGCCAGGATAGCTCGTGCGGGGTGCTTCACCACATTGACTCCCAGAACAACTACGCAACGCCCACTGTGCTCCTCACTCAATCAG GTCGGCTGCATGTCCAAGTGCACGGCGGGCCGGGGGAATCCACCGCCATCCTCTTCCCGcacgaggtgcccttgagcaagtgGTGTCACCTCACGGTGACGTTTCAAGGCAGACAG GTTACTATCGCCACTGTGTGCTTGGGCAAGAAGTCAAGAACGGTGAAGTCGACAGAGAACAG gctgAGCCATGACATCAGGCTGGACGACACTGATGGATACTTTGTGATCGGAGGGGGTCGATACGTTAAAGGCGTCGAAGGTTACTTTGGACCCTCGTTTTACGATCGGAATAGAGCGTCGCCTCAAAGCTCG TCAGAAGTTGTTCTTCCGGACGTCATCGCAGAAGTGAACCTAACTGGGTGGATGCACGCCTGTGGAGAATTTTCTCACTATATAAACCAAAGCATCCGTTTCTACTCCCTCCTGGCCCATCAAAGCAAAGAGTCAA GCAACCGTTTGGAGATGTTCCACAATGAGAAACAGAAATATACGCTGAACACGTGCGAGCTGTGGGAGGGGGCAGTTCCTCAATATGTCACCaaaattgtacagtatttggctTTCAAACGTG GAAGAAGAGCAGTGAGCCCTGACGCGGTGGGCCGAGCGCTGTATTCTCTGTCCCTTCGCAAACTGGACGGCGTGAGCAGCATGCGAGCCTTTGCTCAAGTTTTACCTCTGCTACTAAATGCCAGCTGCTTGaataacactgcagctctgcacATGTCATCGCTCATCTACAGCTTGGGTCTGGGGGTGGAGAACGAGCCCAGTAAG GCGTGGCTGCTGGCCCTGTTGGCGGCCCAGAAGGACCATCGACTGGCTCTGCTGCGACTAGGCCACCTGCACCACCGGGGCCTCCGGGGGGTCCTCGCAGACGAGGACGTGGCCTACGCTTACTACGCCAACTTGGCCAGACAGACCACGCGGGACCGGCAGAATCCCTCGCCGGAGCAG GTATACGTTGAGGACATCTACCTGCACGACGACGAGATCCTCAACCTTCAGACCAACAAAGACCATCACATCTTCCAGTGGCTGAAGCTTCAGGCGTACCAAGGTGCCCCCGATGCCGAG CAAGCCCTGGCCCGCATGCTGTTCTGGGGTCAGCAGGGAGTGTCGCCCAACATCGAGGCGGCACTGAGGCACTACGAGAGGGGGGCGGTCCGCCTGGAGGACCCCGTGTCCATGTACGACTTTGCCATCGTACTTCTGCAG GGCCACGGTGTCCAAAAAGACATTCCCAAAGCCATCAAGTTATTGAAGAAAGCAATGGACAAG GGTTTCGTCCCCGCCATCAGCGCGCTGGCCTGGTACTACGAGCGCCTGGAGCTCGACTACGAAAAGGCGGTGGAGCTGTGGGAGCGGGCGGATGACCTCGGGAGCCCGGACGCCGCTCTCAACCTCGGGATCGTGCACTCCCTCGGGCTTTACCCGCAGAGACCTGCCGACCAG TACATGGCGTACAAGTACTTCCTGAAGGCTGCCGAGCGAGGACACATCAGGGGAGCGGCGGAAGTCGCCGACGTCTGGTCCACCGGGCTCGCCGGTCGCGTCAGTCGCCGTCCGTCCGATGCTCTCTT ATGGGCAAAGTGGGCAGCGGAGCAAAACGGATACCTGGGTCGTCTGCTGCGGCGAGCCCTGAACGCCTTCCTGAAGAGTGACCT GTTTGGCTCGCTGGTTCATTACATGATGGCCGCCGAACTGGGCGTTGCGGTGGCCCAGTTTAACGTGGCATATCTGTGTGATCAAAACGAG GGCGATTTCCTGGCTCCTGCTTTTGCACTGCACTGCAAGAGAAGATATTATAACCTCACGGTCCACAATCCGAAACCTGAGCCTTACG CCTTCCTGAGGATGGGCGACATGTGGTACGACGGCCTGGTGGACGGCCGCAAGAGGTTGACTCCTGCCGCGCAGATGTACAAACTGGCGGCGCTGCGCAGCGAGCCGCAG GTCCGTACATTTCCACAAGCAGGGCTGGTATAA
- the si:dkey-24p1.6 gene encoding protein sel-1 homolog 3 isoform X1, with the protein MDLQYKYIYELLFSVQVVFAVDSVRLLNPPEEPVPDLPLEVFYSCDAPSTVQLDWTVTFDIGESSTSLLRRWHCVPGKPRKRTLKVTLPDWLLYRPDAIVPESRWVLSCMLGASVRYRKVDSGDWMVAAQHVATLQSRLVYSRPVKRHQVCFAWSATMLSFARDRARKHCLVEQETVPLLSSIFASTGEKFGIVKNLRPYASDVLEYLRIHALAFPWSKFSVWILVTRHCQDSSCGVLHHIDSQNNYATPTVLLTQSGRLHVQVHGGPGESTAILFPHEVPLSKWCHLTVTFQGRQVTIATVCLGKKSRTVKSTENRLSHDIRLDDTDGYFVIGGGRYVKGVEGYFGPSFYDRNRASPQSSSEVVLPDVIAEVNLTGWMHACGEFSHYINQSIRFYSLLAHQSKESSNRLEMFHNEKQKYTLNTCELWEGAVPQYVTKIVQYLAFKRGRRAVSPDAVGRALYSLSLRKLDGVSSMRAFAQVLPLLLNASCLNNTAALHMSSLIYSLGLGVENEPSKAWLLALLAAQKDHRLALLRLGHLHHRGLRGVLADEDVAYAYYANLARQTTRDRQNPSPEQVYVEDIYLHDDEILNLQTNKDHHIFQWLKLQAYQGAPDAEQALARMLFWGQQGVSPNIEAALRHYERGAVRLEDPVSMYDFAIVLLQGHGVQKDIPKAIKLLKKAMDKGFVPAISALAWYYERLELDYEKAVELWERADDLGSPDAALNLGIVHSLGLYPQRPADQYMAYKYFLKAAERGHIRGAAEVADVWSTGLAGRVSRRPSDALLWAKWAAEQNGYLGRLLRRALNAFLKSDLFGSLVHYMMAAELGVAVAQFNVAYLCDQNEGDFLAPAFALHCKRRYYNLTVHNPKPEPYAFLRMGDMWYDGLVDGRKRLTPAAQMYKLAALRSEPQGWYNLGLLAEEGYRLPMPLLMELGLSQFYLADDAELRTALYKRCRDSGISDSYVPCSLALLKVHLQVFQKEYSTAIKYVVTVVAAAPVVLVVRGLVGRHVLS; encoded by the exons ATGGATTTGCAGTACAAATACATCTATGAGCTGTTGTTCAGTGTGCAG GTGGTCTTTGCGGTGGACTCTGTGAGACTCCTGAATCCCCCCGAGGAGCCCGTTCCAGATCTTCCTTTGGAGGTTTTCTACTCATGTGATGCACCTTCCACTGTGCAACTGGACTGGACTGTGACCTTCGACATTGGCGAGAGTTCCACATCCTTGCTGAGACGATGGCATTGCGTCCCGGGAAAACCCAGAAAAAGGACTCTCAAGGTGACCCTACCCGATTGGTTGCTTTACAGACCGGACGCCATCGTTCCGGAGTCCCGGTGGGTGTTGAGTTGCATGCTGGGAGCCTCGGTCAGGTACAGGAAAGTCGACAGTGGCGATTGGATGGTCGCAGCGCAACACGTTGCAACTTTACAGTCCCGACTCGTGTATAGTCGGCCCGTCAAAAGGCATCAGGTCTGCTTCGCTTGGAGTGCGACAATGCTCTCGTTCGCTCGAGACCGAGCAAGGAAACATTGCCTGGTGGAGCAAG AAACGGTGCCTTTGCTGTCCTCGATCTTCGCCTCCACTGGGGAAAAATTCGGCATCGTCAAGAATCTTCGGCCCTACGCCAGCGACGTTCTGGAGTACCTTCGAATTCACGCCCTCGCATTCCCCTG GTCCAAGTTCTCCGTCTGGATATTGGTGACCCGACACTGCCAGGATAGCTCGTGCGGGGTGCTTCACCACATTGACTCCCAGAACAACTACGCAACGCCCACTGTGCTCCTCACTCAATCAG GTCGGCTGCATGTCCAAGTGCACGGCGGGCCGGGGGAATCCACCGCCATCCTCTTCCCGcacgaggtgcccttgagcaagtgGTGTCACCTCACGGTGACGTTTCAAGGCAGACAG GTTACTATCGCCACTGTGTGCTTGGGCAAGAAGTCAAGAACGGTGAAGTCGACAGAGAACAG gctgAGCCATGACATCAGGCTGGACGACACTGATGGATACTTTGTGATCGGAGGGGGTCGATACGTTAAAGGCGTCGAAGGTTACTTTGGACCCTCGTTTTACGATCGGAATAGAGCGTCGCCTCAAAGCTCG TCAGAAGTTGTTCTTCCGGACGTCATCGCAGAAGTGAACCTAACTGGGTGGATGCACGCCTGTGGAGAATTTTCTCACTATATAAACCAAAGCATCCGTTTCTACTCCCTCCTGGCCCATCAAAGCAAAGAGTCAA GCAACCGTTTGGAGATGTTCCACAATGAGAAACAGAAATATACGCTGAACACGTGCGAGCTGTGGGAGGGGGCAGTTCCTCAATATGTCACCaaaattgtacagtatttggctTTCAAACGTG GAAGAAGAGCAGTGAGCCCTGACGCGGTGGGCCGAGCGCTGTATTCTCTGTCCCTTCGCAAACTGGACGGCGTGAGCAGCATGCGAGCCTTTGCTCAAGTTTTACCTCTGCTACTAAATGCCAGCTGCTTGaataacactgcagctctgcacATGTCATCGCTCATCTACAGCTTGGGTCTGGGGGTGGAGAACGAGCCCAGTAAG GCGTGGCTGCTGGCCCTGTTGGCGGCCCAGAAGGACCATCGACTGGCTCTGCTGCGACTAGGCCACCTGCACCACCGGGGCCTCCGGGGGGTCCTCGCAGACGAGGACGTGGCCTACGCTTACTACGCCAACTTGGCCAGACAGACCACGCGGGACCGGCAGAATCCCTCGCCGGAGCAG GTATACGTTGAGGACATCTACCTGCACGACGACGAGATCCTCAACCTTCAGACCAACAAAGACCATCACATCTTCCAGTGGCTGAAGCTTCAGGCGTACCAAGGTGCCCCCGATGCCGAG CAAGCCCTGGCCCGCATGCTGTTCTGGGGTCAGCAGGGAGTGTCGCCCAACATCGAGGCGGCACTGAGGCACTACGAGAGGGGGGCGGTCCGCCTGGAGGACCCCGTGTCCATGTACGACTTTGCCATCGTACTTCTGCAG GGCCACGGTGTCCAAAAAGACATTCCCAAAGCCATCAAGTTATTGAAGAAAGCAATGGACAAG GGTTTCGTCCCCGCCATCAGCGCGCTGGCCTGGTACTACGAGCGCCTGGAGCTCGACTACGAAAAGGCGGTGGAGCTGTGGGAGCGGGCGGATGACCTCGGGAGCCCGGACGCCGCTCTCAACCTCGGGATCGTGCACTCCCTCGGGCTTTACCCGCAGAGACCTGCCGACCAG TACATGGCGTACAAGTACTTCCTGAAGGCTGCCGAGCGAGGACACATCAGGGGAGCGGCGGAAGTCGCCGACGTCTGGTCCACCGGGCTCGCCGGTCGCGTCAGTCGCCGTCCGTCCGATGCTCTCTT ATGGGCAAAGTGGGCAGCGGAGCAAAACGGATACCTGGGTCGTCTGCTGCGGCGAGCCCTGAACGCCTTCCTGAAGAGTGACCT GTTTGGCTCGCTGGTTCATTACATGATGGCCGCCGAACTGGGCGTTGCGGTGGCCCAGTTTAACGTGGCATATCTGTGTGATCAAAACGAG GGCGATTTCCTGGCTCCTGCTTTTGCACTGCACTGCAAGAGAAGATATTATAACCTCACGGTCCACAATCCGAAACCTGAGCCTTACG CCTTCCTGAGGATGGGCGACATGTGGTACGACGGCCTGGTGGACGGCCGCAAGAGGTTGACTCCTGCCGCGCAGATGTACAAACTGGCGGCGCTGCGCAGCGAGCCGCAG GGCTGGTATAACCTGGGGTTGCTCGCCGAGGAGGGCTACAGGCTGCCAATGCCGCTACTTATGGAGCTGGGCCTTTCCCAGTTTTACTTGGCAGACGACGCTGAGCTTCGAACTGCTTTGTACAAAAG GTGTCGAGACTCTGGCATTTCCGACTCCTACGTGCCTTGCAGCCTGGCTCTACTCAAAGTGCATCTGCAGGTCTTCCAGAAGGAATATAGTACGGCTATCAAG TACGTCGTCACCGTTGTCGCAGCTGCACCGGTTGTCCTCGTGGTCCGAGGCCTCGTCGGCCGACACGTCCTCTCTTGA